In a genomic window of Schistocerca gregaria isolate iqSchGreg1 chromosome 5, iqSchGreg1.2, whole genome shotgun sequence:
- the LOC126273283 gene encoding trypsin beta-like — translation MLRLLLTVLCLASCGLAAPRPVRVRARGIGRVIGGTTTDISSYPWMVSMQINGYHSCGASIISNNWVLTAGHCLYGANIATYSLRAGTSTRESGGVVSAVSYGALHGYYDPNSKDYDISVLQAASPFPIGGNIQIVGLPAQGYDPPGGLAVTITGWGLTATTNQAPPFTLMKADITVIDRASCVARFGATDRMICAGEAGRSTCYGDSGSPLVSGGTQDVKVGYSAHTQALESKILLPRLAAHGLTIGNFEASVGARLLWFASVLGEGSSPSGRTAVSASSDT, via the exons ATGCTGCGCCTCCTCCTTACGGTCCTATGTCTGGCGTCTTGTGGCCTGGCCGCCCCACGGCCGGTAAGGGTCAGGGCCAGAGGGATCGGCCGGGTAATCGGCGGCACCACCACCGACATATCCAGCTACCCGTGGATGGTATCCATGCAGATTAACGGCTACCACTCCTGTGGGGCCTCCATCATCAGCAACAACTGGGTGCTGACCGCCGGCCACTGCCTCTACGGCGCCAACATCGCCACGTACAGCCTGAGGGCTGGTACCTCGACCCGCGAGAGCGGAGGCGTCGTGTCTGCCGTGTCGTACGGCGCACTGCACGGCTATTACGACCCCAACTCGAAAGACTACGACATCTCGGTGCTGCAG GCGGCCAGTCCTTTCCCCATCGGTGGCAACATACAGATCGTGGGTCTCCCTGCCCAAGGCTACGACCCGCCAGGCGGGCTGGCAGTCACCATCACCGGCTGGGGTCTCACAGCCACCACGAACCAGGCGCCACCGTTCACGCTGATGAAGGCGGACATCACCGTCATCGACCGCGCCAGCTGCGTGGCCAGGTTTGGCGCCACAGACCGCATGATCTGCGCGGGGGAGGCCGGCAGGAGCACCTGCTACGGTGACTCTGGCAGTCCGCTCGTCAGTGGCGGCACTCAG gatgtaaaggttggctacagcgcacatacacaagctctggaatctaagatattgctgCCGCGGCTCGCAGCGCACGGGTTAACTATTGGCAATTTTGAAGCCAGTGTAGGGGCTCGCCTGCTGTGGTTCGcaagtgtgttgggcgaggggtcgtcgccgagcggCCGTACTGCCGTGTCAGCCAGCAGCGACACATGA